Proteins from one Elephas maximus indicus isolate mEleMax1 chromosome 12, mEleMax1 primary haplotype, whole genome shotgun sequence genomic window:
- the TMEM265 gene encoding transmembrane protein 265 — MEDEEKAMEILVSNTEAAHPPSPIHCCWLRLRHLAATSIICGCSCLGVMALVFAIKAEERHKAGRSEEAVHWGARARRLILASFAVWLTVLVLGPLLLWLLSYAIAQAE, encoded by the exons ATGGAGGACGAGGAGAAGGCAATGGAGATCTTGGTGAGCAACACGGAGGCTGCTCATCCTCCATCCCCCATCCACTGTTGCTGGCTCCGCCTCCGCCACTTGGCAGCTACTAGCATTATCTGTGGTTGTTCTTGCCTGGGAGTCATGGCCCTTGTGTTTGCCATCAAG GCAGAAGAGCGGCATAAGGCAGGCCGGTCCGAGGAGGCAGTGCACTGGGGGGCCCGGGCCCGAAGGCTCATCCTGGCCAGCTTTGCCGTCTGGCTCACAGTCCTTGTTCTAGGCCCCCTGCTGCTGTGGCTGCTCTCCTACGCCATCGCCCAAGCTGAGTGA